The sequence ACCCACTACCAGTTGTTCTAATACCACTCCGGGAAAACTCAACCAATCTCACAGCAAGCACACCACTAGTCTAGAGCACGGTATCATTAATCCCACCCCGTTCAAGCACAGGATGAAGGGTGAGAAGAAAGCCATTGTTCGCGAATCGATGCTCAAGAACATAGGAAAGTGTGTTCACCAGACCTTGGCCAAACAGAACAGCAGTTCAAGCAAACAGGCGGATCAACAGCCACCCTCTTCGAGCACGTTCCTCCCGTTGGTACCGACGGCTTCTCAGCTGAAGCCATCGCTTTCGGAGAACAATCTAACCAAATGTTTCAACAACGAAGAAAACGACGACATGCTGGACTTCAGGTTACTCGTGGCCCAATGCAGCGAGTTGACGCTTTCGCACCCATCTGGCACAAGCAAGCTGTCCGAAGGTGGTCCGAACTTCTCACAGACTAGTTTCAAATCCCTACGACAGTCCAACCTGGGTACCTTCCAGTCGACTCGTTCAGCAGGCAACAGTGCCAACACGCGCAGAAATCGCCGAGCACGACAGCTCAAACGCTGCAACAGTACCTCGTCGCTGGAATcggacagcagcagcaacagcggcATTCCGTTTGGACTTGGTGCAGCGGGACCCGGTGGCAGCTCCGCTGGTCCATCCTCCACCAGCAACGCACAGTACGCGAACCAACAGCAACAGCAATCGCCCAGCGCATCATCGCCATCGTCATCGTCTTCCTGCTCGACGCAGGCAAGGCTCAACAACTCCATGCCCTGCGATATCACCATCGACGAGATGGCCAGCTACTTCGAAACTTTGGTTCATATTCCGAAGAAGATGTCCAGCATGGCCGAAATGATGTACATCTAGGTGAGCTTTTTATCCAGTCATAGTTTTTATATGAGAGTAGTAGGTAAAGGATTGGGTGAGTTTTGGAAGTTGCTTTCCAATAGAGCGATAGGAATGCGATCCATTGGGCTGTGCTCATGTATCATATTACAATGACGTTAGAATTACACTGCTACTGAACAACTTTCATATGTACGGTCGTGCCACATATCTGTAAATGACAGTTTAAGAACTGCTGCGGTTTACTCGATGTTatttcattttcagaaaaatgtgtaTTTAAATATGCAAGttcattaaatcattaaaaGTCCTGCTAATTAGGATATTGAGGCGTTTGGTCCGAAGGTTATTATTTCAAAGGGTATTCCCCAAAAATACAGATAACTCAATACAAAATCTTCAGGGAGTTTTTGACAGCATTTCAAATCTCATAAGATCACATAAGCATTAGATTTGTAAAAATCTTCAATGAGATAAATTTTAGTATTTTAATGAATTTATTCTGAAGAATAAAAATTATAGGAAAGAGCTTGCTGGACCTAATATCGGATAGCATAGGCAATAGGCTTATGTTTTACAACTTTTGCCAGATGTACCTTCTGTATTCCCGCTAAACAACAGACGAGTTAACACTGCTGAATAATAATCATAGCTTGTACCTTGTCTGTAAAATGAATCTTGATTATGTCTTGGATGAAATccaatgtttcaaaattacCCCGACTGGAGCATCTGCAGCCACCTCTTCGTCCAATTTGTTAGATAATTCAATTCGGATTCTGGATATTCGCTGTTCAAAACAAATCCTTTTCACTGTGAGTATAATCATGCCTATTTTAGCTCTACATATATTTAGAATGTGCTGTGTCTATTTTTATGTTCTATTAGGGTACTATCACGttttgttttttgaattttttttctaaagattaTTAATGAATCTAACTATCAAGCCGGTTTGTAccctatataaaaataaaataaaattagaaataaacaaaattgcatATTAGTAGGATTATTCCCATAAAAGTAAAACTTTTATAAAACTTAGGGCAATTTCTAGATAATGTTAATTTGGCGAAACATAAAATCGGCAAAACAAAAGTAGCTGGTAAAAACGCATCTCACCTGTAAAATTTTACACTAGAACAAAATAACCAGAAACCACTGTttcctttttttaatttcgtaGACTAAAGCTAAGATTAACGGATGGTTGGTACTGAATTGATATACCTACTGAATAACAGGatgtaaaaatagtttttaatcgATATGATGTGATGTGAGTTGTACATGTGTAAAGGATATACCGTTTCACACTCGTAAATGCGATGTAATCGTCGTAGTGTATTTGAGTTGTCCAATATAAACTGGAATTACTGAAAAATTGAAGGTCCTTGCCATTATACAAATAGAaaaattgagaatatttttgctagaaaccttttttttgaagatttttagcCTTGGGCTGGTTCAACTCTTAGAAGTGATAAGTTCCGAAAAAGGAATGTTCAGTATACAATTTGTTaactttgattgattggttCTGCGTCTTGTAGGAATCTAAAGAGAGTTGCGATGCGTAATAGATCATCTGCCAGGACATTCCTGATACTTCCATTGATTTTATGCTGAATTCGCGATTATTGGAAGTTCAAATTAGCAATCGGAAGTACAAACACAGATCTACGTTAGACTTCTCGAGCCAGAACTCGTTCAGCGCCTTGTCCAACTCAGTGTTCCACACCCAACTCGACTGTTTGAGCCCGTTGAGTGCCTTTCGCAACCGACATACCTCCTCGATGTTCCAGGAAACCTTTGCGGGGGTTCTatgtgtggggtttgagtaagttgcTTTCAGCGTTTGATTATAAATACATTAACATCTCAGCGTATCACttggtgagcagcaagccatgactcggcctcttcttgtcagatctccgtggcgtgcacacgcacccatgAAGAGCTGTTATCATCGTATTTCGCTCGGGCCTTACATTTTGGCgatcggtgttgaacttaatctagaatttaaaaaaacacctaaataaagattaaaaaaaaaaaacattttggcgATTCTGTCAggttattttttggatcctgacgctgctttcaaaaggtgagttgtaTTCAAGAGGTTAATGTGctaattattaaaatatttgatggtttaaaaaaaatcacaaggtaATCATCTTTATTGAAAACATCAACAGGTCTATCTGACCCCAAGGATGATCTTAAACtaatttacaaataaaaaacATTTATAATAACATTGCAACatgaaaacattttcaataaacacaGTGAAAAACGATGAACAAATCTTACATAAACATTAAAACACTGGTTATATAAACATTTACGGCTGGTCAAGGCTCCCAGTAAGCAATGATGGTTCTCCGTACTTCGCTAGCAATGATGGTTCTCCGTAGTTGCATGTCCGAAAGATTGTGAAACTATTGAGAACTTGAGCTACAGGTCCTAAGCCCTGGTAAAGGAGGAAGGTTGCGATGGCTGTTATTCATGGCCATCGTGTAAAGCAAAATGGATAAACCCCAATGCCAAGGTGtcatgcgacccgtgccgagggctgaatggttgaggggttctaaacatgctcaaccgcgaacggagcctggggtgcaccagggcgaacaccccagtaagcagctcttactgcactacggcgggggcactggtgcagcggacatttatttccctagctactcgtgggaccaaaaatgagtacaaattttacaaacaacCCTCAAGGTGACGACTGCCTCTCTCAGTCGTGTGAGAGCGAAGTGGAGAAAACTCTGAGTCAGCTTGCCACGCAGAAAAAAGTATGGTTCAAACAAACATATTTGAGGTAAATTCTAACAAAAGTTCAGTTTGTTCTAGCACCAAACATAAATACGTTTGAAACAAACATAATGTTACATTTGAagcaaacgaagaatattttcaaatcaaatatGCATTTTACGTTGCTTCAACCACCGAAATTATTGAAtcaaacatggatattattgttttggtttggccgcaaaaatattttccttttaattattgcaatatttatattctggtagcatttgactaccagattccACAATTGCTaacgttcatatttcatttacttacctttttgtacctgaaaacatcctcatcagcaatttggaagcaagaaaaacTTGCTTCCATTTCTTTGCTGGCTTCCAATCGGACCTGACCCGAACTGAAGTTTTTGTTTACCTTTacaagagcgagcgaggggctATCCACTAGTGCACGCATGAAACAAACaagaattaaatttaattttcaaaataaatatgtttgattcaaacatattatcaGTTTGTGaacaaacatgaatatttttgaatcaaatgaatgaaaTTTCTATCCGTGTGGCCTTACCAAAGACCAGCTACTCAGTAGTTCGcaggagaagatggaaatatcctgcccctcaacgcctaccgtggacccccggtaatatgaccgcttttaatctgaacactttttaatttgaacatcgttcaaattaaaaatggttcaaacgtcatttaacacgtggaatcgagaaaagaaaaatggaacatcgtgaaacggaatgcagaatcaaaacaaaccaacaaagagagcagccagaaaccagtttttctgatgcaaatagagtaaccagaagttcaaattaaaaatgaaccccgttaatttgaatgaggtaccgttcaaattatcgggggtccacggtatctCCCTGctccgggggtccacggtatgtGCTGCTCCGCACATGTTTCGACAAAGctgatccagatctacaacccccctcatcgaccgactccaacctgctggacatggaagataacgaagatgatggtataaggatcgtcatcaacccccaaaaatctttagcaagtagcaaaggatccgaagataacaagggttctacggaagccaagggtgctccgagcaagaaaatccccacactcacacgctcgcagaggaagcagcttagaactctccgggagaagggaaaagaccggaatgaggccttgtccataatcctgaataaggagagcgagcccacttcctcaaaacgctcgagaaacgacctagacaaatccgccacagaggaccccaaacaaaaagggtgaagcaccatctggatccgagagagcgcgcccaacagtcctcaaaccgcgcgcctcagaaaaacgtgtctggacaacaaaacccacccatgaggaaaacagctggtatcagctacagtgatatggccaaaagcgtgaaggtcaggataatacccaaagactttcccaccgtccaactcactacagcccagctagaccttctacaagaagcactcctgctcagagtagttcaacagcgaaacgagccaataaaacccaaattcaacaacctcatctacaagtccggttacatggttctaatctgtaaggatcaagagactgctgagtggttaaagagaatatccccatccatgaaaccctgggaaggtgcagagctgatggcaatggacgaagtggcgattccacgtccagacacaaagctccagctatgatgacgaccgaataaaggctctcatagaaagccaaaatgacatcacaacaactaattggcgtattgtgaaacgatccattctgaaagatattcatgttgaatggatcttcacagtagagggtgcgtcgatggaaaagttgaagaagtccaaatacaccctcaactaccgatttggtgaaatccaactaaggaagattacagatcaaccgactgccgctaccgccaatccgactggaaggccgacccaagagcaatctgaggaggcctcctgttcggctaactggaaggccgacccaagagaaatctgaggaagcctccggttcgggcgaggttagtaaatctcaccccaaaagcaccataaaggctagtctgtccgcctctaaaggaaaagctcgaagcttacatgcgaccccctgctctagtggtaccaaaccaaaggtatctaaaTAGGGCAAAGAGGtgcaaaaagcgacagtttgaccacagaggcgaaactggcgggccaggttgctacagggaagagAGAACCCAAACTGTAACAtcaaacgacatcctgatgatccgcaacatccaaagccggacagtcgtcgtccgaAAAAGCggaaccccggaaatggcgactaaagttctgcaagtgaacctccaccatgctgagagcgccacgggtgtgctctgtcggaggttcaccaaagagaatttaaccgtggccctcattcaagagccatgggtcaataaatccagaatacaaggtattccacaacactcatgtaagttggtatatgatgacagccagatTTCTCCTAGAGcagctattttattacataacaactgtaaatactttccaatttcagaattcataaaagggacatcgtagcggtcaggatggaggtaccttccgccagagggagtagagagatcttggtggtctcggcatacttcccaggtgacgtggacgaaatcctcctccagaaatagctgcgctcgtagcctacagccaccgacacaacatccccttcgtcatagggtgcgacgcaaatgcacatcacaccgtatggggaagtaccaatataaacaccagaggtgagtacctgttacagtttctctcttccaagaacattgacatttgtaatgttggtgacaagcccacgtttgaaaactccattcgtcaggaagttttggacttgactctatgtagtcggtctatctctgataaaataaaaaactggcatgtttctgaagaaatatcaatgtcagaccataaacacaccatcttcgaatgggatgggggtctaacgatggaaaaaacgtttaaagatcctaagaaaactgattgggaatcctactcagctatcctacgatccgaagagtacatcatagaaagttacatcaagtccataacacaattggaagatgcgtccaaatccattaaaaacaatatccttaacgcctaccaagagagctgtccaactgaatcaactagttcgagtagagacgttccatggtggaataaaactcttgagaagcttaggaaaactgcgcgtagggagttcaaccgtgctaagcgaaccggcgattggagcctatacagaaaggccctgacgaactacaacaaagaaataaggtcagccaaacggaaatcgtggattctaatgtgtgaaagcatagagaatacatccgtagtggccagactccaaaaaactctttcaaaagaccactccaatggtgtgggtagcctgaaagacggatggttcgctcactgtagagcctagcgatacactgagcgaattgttaaagatccactccctgattcaatccctgagtcgagcatcggctaccaaggcactggaattgctgtctcagatccacaagagatccaatcatgggtttctggatctaaaaagacgcaataaaggttgcaaaggaagcttccactcgggccagggttgagagggctgtgagatctttcgagccatttaagtctcctggcatggatggaatattccagcgttgatccaaaagaggagaaaactctggttccacccttggttgagatttttaaggcgagtctgattttggggcacatacctaacaattggcgtcaaatccgggctgtcttcattccgaaggcaggcaagagagataaa comes from Armigeres subalbatus isolate Guangzhou_Male chromosome 2, GZ_Asu_2, whole genome shotgun sequence and encodes:
- the LOC134210636 gene encoding oxidative stress-responsive serine-rich protein 1; its protein translation is MATDTDDQDFDETLKNFQLLTGISAAPSVIVPPSNPFNFAPTALEAFQDSESVVKQIFGTHCECGAERMLPTTSCSNTTPGKLNQSHSKHTTSLEHGIINPTPFKHRMKGEKKAIVRESMLKNIGKCVHQTLAKQNSSSSKQADQQPPSSSTFLPLVPTASQLKPSLSENNLTKCFNNEENDDMLDFRLLVAQCSELTLSHPSGTSKLSEGGPNFSQTSFKSLRQSNLGTFQSTRSAGNSANTRRNRRARQLKRCNSTSSLESDSSSNSGIPFGLGAAGPGGSSAGPSSTSNAQYANQQQQQSPSASSPSSSSSCSTQARLNNSMPCDITIDEMASYFETLVHIPKKMSSMAEMMYI